One genomic window of Chloracidobacterium sp. includes the following:
- the secE gene encoding preprotein translocase subunit SecE, with the protein MERASETAPAAEAKPSVLVSKVTNWWSSSVQFLRDVRAEMQQVVWPTRQEVYDTTLIVIGIVTFFGVFLWTVDVVVTRILSAILKWLS; encoded by the coding sequence ATGGAACGCGCTTCTGAGACGGCTCCAGCAGCAGAAGCCAAGCCCTCTGTGCTGGTGTCGAAGGTGACAAACTGGTGGTCGTCCTCCGTGCAGTTTCTGCGGGACGTGCGAGCGGAAATGCAGCAGGTGGTTTGGCCGACGCGCCAGGAAGTCTATGACACAACATTGATTGTCATCGGCATTGTCACCTTTTTTGGGGTGTTTTTGTGGACGGTGGATGTTGTGGTAACCCGCATCCTGAGCGCCATCCTAAAGTGGCT